Proteins co-encoded in one Bremerella sp. TYQ1 genomic window:
- a CDS encoding fructose bisphosphate aldolase, translated as MSRIDSSTAQFQKIKSAPGFIAALDQSGGSTPKALHAYGIEPDAWSNDEEMFALVHEMRSRIITSPAFDGDRILAAILFENTMDRDIEGKPTPDYLWNVKNVVPILKVDKGLAVEANGVQLMKPMPQLPELLQKAKSKGIFGTKMRSVIKLADTIGIKEVVNQQFAVADQILAAGLVPIVEPEIDINSPQKAEAEAILKENLASHLSQLPEGDFVMLKLTLPEEDNFYQELVDYPRVLKVVALSGGYSREEGNEKLSRNHGVIASFSRALAEGLTAQQTDEQFNTMLDASIQSIYDASIT; from the coding sequence ATGTCACGTATCGACAGCAGCACTGCCCAGTTTCAGAAAATCAAAAGTGCCCCTGGCTTCATTGCCGCCCTCGATCAAAGTGGCGGCAGCACCCCGAAGGCTTTGCATGCCTACGGCATTGAGCCTGACGCTTGGTCCAACGACGAAGAGATGTTTGCCCTGGTGCACGAGATGCGTTCGCGGATCATCACTAGCCCTGCTTTTGATGGCGATCGAATCTTGGCGGCGATCTTGTTCGAGAACACGATGGACCGCGACATTGAAGGCAAGCCGACGCCTGACTATTTGTGGAACGTCAAAAACGTTGTGCCGATTCTCAAAGTCGACAAAGGCCTGGCGGTCGAAGCGAACGGTGTCCAACTGATGAAGCCGATGCCGCAACTGCCAGAACTTTTACAGAAAGCGAAATCGAAGGGCATCTTCGGTACCAAGATGCGTTCGGTCATTAAGTTGGCCGACACGATTGGTATTAAGGAAGTTGTTAATCAGCAGTTCGCCGTCGCAGATCAGATTCTCGCGGCAGGGCTTGTTCCGATTGTCGAACCAGAGATCGACATCAACAGCCCTCAAAAAGCGGAAGCGGAAGCGATCTTGAAGGAGAACCTGGCCAGTCATTTGAGCCAGCTTCCGGAAGGAGACTTCGTCATGCTGAAGCTGACACTGCCGGAAGAGGACAACTTTTATCAAGAGTTGGTCGACTATCCGCGCGTGCTGAAAGTGGTGGCCTTGTCTGGCGGGTACTCGCGCGAAGAAGGAAACGAAAAGCTGAGCCGTAATCATGGCGTGATTGCCAGCTTTTCCCGAGCCCTTGCCGAAGGCTTGACCGCCCAGCAAACCGACGAGCAGTTCAACACCATGCTGGATGCTTCGATTCAAAGCATCTACGACGCATCGATTACCTAG